The genomic DNA GTTCACTGTCTACAATGTACGTTTGGATCTACTGAATTCCCCAGAGGTTCAAAATCTTAAAGACGTACAGATGCCAGTGTCATCGCCAAAGCTAGGTAAAACCCAATTTTTGTCTTGAAATTGAAGTTTCTTTTATTGCTCTTCTGAATGGCTGCAAGGTTGTAGAGATAGGTACAAGCTTCTCAATGTCAGTTTGTTGTAATTCATTATGATGAAAAGATTCCAATGAAATTCAGGATGGAACTGAAGATGGCAAACAGCAATGCATATATTGGACTAGATATTATTAAAGTGCAGTGTCAAGCAGGAAAATTAATGAATCCAGATATTGTAAAGGGAAAAACTAACTAAATCGTAGCCTAAAATCAGCTATTATTAACCTTTTTGGTATGTCTCTTGCAGTGCAAGGCCTAGCTGAGATGCCAAGTGAGAGTGAAAAATCTTTAGGTCACAGGAGCCATTTCATAGATGTAGGTAAGACTTTCCACCTCAAAACATAGTGTCTTAGTAATTTCGCTTTCCTAAGCAAGAATCAGAATAATCTTAGCATGGAGAGAACAAAAGTTTGCCACAAGGCAGTTCCTGAATTGATAGTGCAAGTTTATTCTGATTAAACAGAGCCAGGCACTATGGATGTTGCTACCTTCCATATGAAGTCTGAGGACAGTGATCTGTTCAAGGAGCATTTTGGCAACCTGTCTGCAATACTCAAGGTTAGTTTTCATACCtgctattttttaaattaaagtgtcaaaatgtttTTCCATTCAGAATTTTGGGAGAAAAGAGCAGAAAGGTGGCCAGAACTGGGGTGGATCTGGGAACCTGAATTATTCTGTTGTTTCTTTCGTTTTATGCCCAGGGTCAGGCTAGGAGTAGATTTAAGTATTTCAAATTAAATCACTTTTCTTGgtttgaaggaaagaaaaagagttATTATGGGTCTTCTTCCAAaaaccatatatatttcacattacaTAAAGTACCTGACAGACCATATAAACCATTTGGTCGACCCCAAATCTTTCGAAGTTTCATTAATATCTGTTTACAGGTTGAGAAAAGGCAATCATCTACTAGGAGAAGATACTCTTCACAATATTTTGTACGGCGGGATTATTTAGTGGGTTGCAAAAGACTGTTTAACCCATCTAGTCAAAAGAACGAATCAGCCACTAATATGAGTTTGGAGGAAGTGGCAGGCTCTATTGATCAGGTACATCTATCATTGTATATGTCATTGTTGATATCTTTTCCCGTGTAGTTAATGTATTGAAAGACTATTTCGAGTAAACTGAAGATAGAAATGCTGTTTCAGTAAATATAAACACAAATTATTGAACATATCAAAATCTAAGCACGGATATAATATTTGTAAATCTGTCATGTTAATTGTGTTTAAACATACCGAGTTGTGTTCATTACATTGTTTTTGTATCTGTTAAACATATTCTGTTCATATCGTGTGATTCGTGTCTATAGTTATTATGTTTCACGTTTGAACCTTGTCACAGGACCTAAACTCAACAAAATGCTCGCTTACACAAAGTTATGCTCTTTCTAATGATGAAAAGGATGAAGAAGATTCATCAACCATTGATGAAGAGAGTGAAGTAGGGGAGAAAATCAGAGCATGTAGAGAAGCATTGCTAAGCCTGGACATTGCTGCCGAGAATGTTTTCCAGTTATTTACGAAATTAGGAACAGAATATCccatggaagagggttcaagTGGATGTAGAGCTCAATTATACGATGAAGCAACTGAGCTACTTCCAAAAATTGCTGAAAAAATCAATGCAGTAGCCAAAGGATTACACTAGAACACTACTGGCAACGCTGGTACTTCCGCAAGTAATATTGAAGGAGATTCAACATTTGGACCTATGTTAGGAACACTGGCTGAGAGCTTATCGCAAAGAGTCGTTGAAATAGTAAAACAGAATCTCAGCTCTGTTTAACTCGTTTTATTCTACGAGATTAATCATGTATAGTGAAACGATTTTCTTGTTTCAATTTATTAAGATTTTATCTTTCAACAGCATCAAATTGTAGTGTTGGTTGCTTCTTGTGCCAAGTATTGACAGTGGATTTTTTACTAATATAGtataaaaaaaatacttaaatGACACAAGTCAAAAACTATTGACGAAAATGGCATGGTCAGGGTGGTGCCGCCTGTGGCAGTGGCGTGACCACTCTAGAATTTGACAAACAcagttaaaaaaaaacaaaaacagtaGAAAACCGAAAAAAAAAAGCTGAAGCAGAAAAAAAAAAGCTGAAGCAGGTAGAGCGGCACCGTGGAGAAGACCTCTCATGCACGGGCATTTTGGTTTTTTCTGTGTTTGGGACCATATGTTATGGTCCCCTACCTCATTTTGGGAagaaagaaggagaagaagaaaagaaagaagagaagaagaagaaggaaaagaagaagCAGGCAGCATTGGTgagggaagaaaaaagaaaaagaaaaaaagaagaagaagaggagggagggaaggaaaaagaaagaaaaagaaggaaaaaaagggCAATTTTTTTAAGtaagtaatttatttattttaggtgttattattattattgattgattttgatttaatttataaatttttttttgcaaGGTGTTATTTAGTTAAAAGAGATATTaaggtatttttatttattttatattttcattcattcctaatttatttttaattttattgaagtAAAAAGTCAATGTATGTTATGTGTAAAGaacgttttattattattattttatgtaatttatttattaagtgtGCTTTAGATTGATtagatatatatttttataaaatttctttGGCATGTTATATtctgattattttaattttttatttttatgtgatggggtttttatactattttaaaaaatagtataaaaacaaaatattaaaaatatcctaatgaaaaaataaaatactaaaagaaataaaatatgaaaaaataaattttcggGGAAAGTGGTGTTTggggtttttattaaaataatataaaaataaaatacggaaatagtatattttaaaaataatatccgaaaatttaaaaatacaaataaagtgacaaaattaAGGTTATTTACTAAAattatacatttgaaacattatgtactaaaataatataaaaataaaataggaaaataatatattttaaaaaaagtttaaaattttaaaaatacaaacaaagggccaaaatcagggttatttaaaaacactaaaataacacatttgaaacattatgtactaaaataagataaaaaataaaatacgaaaatagtatattttaaaaataaaatctaaaagtttaaaaatacaaacaaagGGCCAAAATCAGAGTTatttaaaaacactaaaataatatatttgaaacattatgtactaaaataaaatacgaaaataatatattttaaaaataaagtctgaaaatttaaaaatacaaacaaatagccaaaatcagagttatttactaaattaatataaaaattaaaataatacatttgaaacattatgtactaaaataatataaaaataaaatataaaaatagtatattttaaaaataaaatcaaaaatttcaaaattttaaaaatacgaaaTTTTTATTTCCCAatgaatttaattaattacatattataatatattttaaaataatattgaacaACTTATCATgtgttttttaattattattccatcattcaaattattattattaaataaaattaaattaaattaaattaaaatatattgaacTACATACAGtgtattaaatatattatattttaaataaaaatattttacttattaaatattttaaattataataaaatatttgtatttgagttgaatatatttattttttaatgtagtATAGCAAAAATATGTTGTCAAAAAAGCTGCTTGctattttttgtaattaaaagtaatatataaaatttagttattctaataaatatttaaaatccatcaaacattaaaattaataatcgaaatttattttgaaattgcgAGGCATCGCAATGGCTTCATTGATCAAGAAAGATCTTTCTCACATATGTGACACAATTAATAATATGGTAAaatattgttatttgttaatcACGGGTTCCATTAAAAAAAGATTTACGTAATTTAaggaaataaattatgttattataactattttctATAATTTAACACTGTCAGGACTCGTACCGCGTATTAAGGGGCCGGGTGAATAGTTTAGGATATTCCCCGGATGCACGACTGATGCTCTACTTGGAACTAGCTGGATTCAGGTCAGCAGCATTGACCCAGACGTTCAATTTGCGGTACGATTTAATATTCGCATTGGTTGAGCGTTGGCGCTTGGAGACCTACACTTTTCAGTTGCCGTATGGGGAGTGCTTTCACTCTGGAGGATGTTGCATTACACTTTGGGCTCCCAATCGACGGGAATGCCGTCACGGGCGTAAGTGCGATAGTTGAGCCGGCTGCATTTTATTATAGCCTCCTAGGAGCTTCGCCCGGCGATGATAAGTCCAATTTTTCGGAGTTGAAATTTACATGGCTAAAAGCTAATTTTGAGCATTTATCAGTTAATGCCACTGAAGAAGAGTTGATGTGCGCAACTCAAGCGTACATTATGCACATTATAAGGGGTGTACTAATGCCCAATTCGAACAACAACAAGGTTTATCTCCAGTATTTACCTCTATTAGCTGATTTGCGTAATGTTCGTTTGTATAGTTGGGGTTCCGCAGTTCTGGCTATAATCTATCGTGAGCTTTGTCGGACAACAAAGCTTAATGCTGTAGACATAGGCGGATGCCTTTTATTGTTGTAGTCATGGGCTCTTTATTGGATGTCATTCTTGACATCGATTAGTCACCAACCATAAGTATTTCCACTAGTTAAcaggtgataaaatttaacttgttattaattgacaatttctttataatgatactattctaacgatactatatttacttgaaaattGTTTTCGTAGATTTAGTATTTATCCGAGTATCGGGAGGTCATACACTGTCCCAATATATCGTCTGATGATTGAACAACATGCCGAGGAAATTATAAGCTATTCAAATATTTGTGACATGTAATTACTTTGTATATCttgttaaattttatattttttttctgcTTTAGCTTTTTTTTTTAGCTTTCTACTGTTTCTGTTTTTTTAACTGTTTTTGTCAGATTTCAGGATGGTCACGCCACTACCATAGGCGGTACCACCCTGGCCATACCATTTCCGTAATTAGTTTTTGCCTTATACCatttaagtattttttttataCTATATTAGTAAAAAACCCGGGTCACGACAAAAGAAGAAACAATTCCATAAAATAATCGGACAGAAAAGGACATAAACGTGGTCCTGTAATTCCCACCATTTATAGGGGCATAATCATCCATTTATCTCGGAAAATTTTCCCCGAATACCATAGTTGATTTGCTATTCCTCTAAAATAACAGTGTCATTCCAAGACAAatctaataattaattaaaaataaaaaataaaagatgcGAATATTGTGGGTTTTTTTACTAATATAGTATAAAAAATACTTAAATGGTATCAGGTAAAAACtaattacgaaaatggtatggtcagggtggtgccgcctatggCAATGGCGTGACCACCCTGGAATTTGACAAAAACAGTTAAAAAAATAGAAACAGTAGAAAGCTGAAAAAAAAAGTTGAAgcagaaaaaaaatataaaatttaacacGGTTCTCATAAGATATACAAAATAATTACATGTCACAAATATTTGAATAGCTTACCCCTTCCACAACATGTTTTTCAATCATCAGACGGTATATTGGGATAGTGTATGACCTCCCGATACCCGGATAAATATTTCATCTACGAAAACGATTTTCAAGTAAATATAGTATCGTTAGAATAGTATCATTATAAAGAAATTGTcaattaataacaagttaaattttatcacctgTTAACTAGTGGAAATACGTATGGTTGGTGACTAACCGATACCAAGAATGACATTCGATAAAGAGCCCATAACTGCAACAATATAAGGTATCCGCTTATGTCTACGGCATTAGGCTTTGTCGTTCGACAAAGCTCACGATACAACATAACCAGAACTGCGGAACCTTAATTATACGAACGGACATTACGCAAATTAGCTAATAGAGGTAAATACTGGAGATGAACCTTGTTGTTGTTCGAATTGGGCATCAGTACACCCCCTATAATGTGCATAATGTACGCTCGAGCTGAGCACATCAACTCTTCTTCAGTGGCATTAATTgataaatgctcaaaattggctTTCAGCCATGTAAATTTCAACTTCGAAAAATTGGACTTATCATCTTCGGGCGAGGCTTCTAGTAGACTATAACAAAGTGCAGTCGACTCAGCTATCGCACTTACGCCCGTGACGGCATTCCCGTCGATTGGGAGCCCAAAGTGCAATGCAACATCCTCTAGAGTGACAGTGCACTCCTCACATGACAAATGAAAAGTGTGGTTCTCCGAGCGTCTACGCTCGACCAATATGGATATTAAATCACACCGCAAATCAAACGTCCGGGTCAATGCTGCTGACTCGAATCCAGCTAGCTCCAAGTAGGGCATCAGTCGTTCATCCGAGGAATATCCTAAACCATTCACCTGGCCCCTTAATACGCGGTACGTGTCCTGACAGTTTTAAATTACagaaaatagttataataacataatttatttcctTAAATTACGTAGATCTTTTTTTAATGAAACTCGtaattaacaaataataatattttaccaTATTATTAACTATGTCACATATGTGAGGAAGATCCTTCTTAATCAATGAAGTCATTGTGATGGctacaatttcaaaataaattttgatcattaattttagtgtttgatggattttaaatatttattagaataactaaattatatattgcttttaattacaaaaaatagCAAACAATTTTTTCGACAACATATTTTTACTATactacattaaaaaataaatatatccaactcaaatacaaatattttattataatttaaaatatttaataagtaaaatacttttgtttaaaatataatatatttaatacaCTCGATATGTAgttcaatatattttaatttaatttatttttatttaataataataatttgagtgatgcaataataattataaaacacatGATAAGTtgttcaatattattttaaaatatattataatatgtaattaattaaattcatTGGGAAATAAAAAtttcgtatttttaaaatttttaaaattttcggatcttatttttaaaatatactattttcgtattttattttttatattattttagtaaataatatttcaaatgtattattttagtaaataacCCTAATTTTAACCTTTTGtttgtagttttaaaattttagatttcatttttaaaatatactatttccataattttttatattattttaataaaaacccgCCAAAGACCACTTTccccaaaaattattttttcatatttttttcttttcatattttattttttcattaagatattttttaatattttattttttatactatttttgtaaaatagtattaaaaccccatcaaataaaaatttaaaaattaaaataatcgaaTAAAACATGCTaaagatatttttaaaaaatatatctaattaatctaaaacacacttaacaaataaattacataaaataataataataaaacgttCTTTACACataacatatatatttttttacttcaataaaaattaaaaataaattaagaatgaataaaagtataaaataaataaaaacataccttaatatatCTTTTTAACTAAATAACAACttgtaaaaaataaatttataaattaaatctaaattaaaatcaaaatcaataataataataataataacacttaaaataaataaattacttgcttaaaaaaattaccattttttcctttttttctttcttttccttccctCCCTCTTCTTctgcttctctttttcttttttcttccctcACCAATGCTGCGTGCTTCTCTTTcttctccttctccttcttctcttcctttcttctcttctttcttttcttcttcttcttctttcttcccAAAATGAGGTAGGAGACCATAATATATGGTCCCAAACTCAGAAAAAGCCAAAACGCCCGTGCATGAGAGGTCTTCTCCACGGTGCTGCCTCTGGCACTGGCACCATCGGTGCCGCCTCTGGCACTGGCACCATCGGTGCCGCCTGTGGCAGGCCCACCACCAGTGCCGCCTGTAGCATGGCCTCCACCTGTGTCGCTCTGTCtgcttcagttttttttttttttgcttcagcttttttttttcaattttaaatacCAATGTAAGAAAATGAGTATAATTTAAAGGTGAAATTGTGGATAAAACCTTAATTCAATTAACGGGAATGAATTACTTTCTGGAGGGTTAGCTCCGACGAGATTATTATTCAAATTCTTCATCTAGGAGAAGAAAGAGTCTCGATAGGTCCAGTTCTATAGTAAACACTGCTGCAGCTGTAGTGGTTGAGATGGATGAAATGAAATCAGTTTCTAATGCAAAGGTCTCTCCCGCAACTGTTTATTATGTCAAAGGACCTAAGCTTGATGTACTAGATATTGATTCTAACTCCAATTCTTTGAGGGGTGAATCACTTCCCGGAGATCAAACTCAAACAAGGGATTATTATTTTGATTCTTCTTCTAGGATAAGAAAGTCTTGATAGGTCCAGTTCTATTGGTAAGTTTACTGCAGCTATAGTAGGTCAGCTGGATGAAAGGAAATTGGTTTCTAATGCAAAGGTCTTTCCTGCGACTGTTGATTACATCAATGGATCTAAGCTCGGTGTTCTAGATGGTGATTCTAACTCCAATTCTTTGAGGGATGAATCACTGCCTGGAGGGCTAACTCAGATAAGGATTATTATTTTGAATCTTCTTCTCGGAGAAGAAAGTCTTGATATGTCCAGTTCTATTAGTAAGAATGTTGCAGCTGTAGTGGTTGAGATGGATGAAATGAAATTGGTTAAAGTTGATTACATTCATGGACCTTGGTGTGCCGGATCGGGATTCTAACTCCCATTCTTTGAGGGATGAATCACTTCCTGAAGGGTCTGATCAGACGAGATTATTATTCTAATTCTTCTTCTAGGAGAAGAAAGAGTCTCTATAGGTCCGGTTCTATTAGGAAGACTGCGGCATCTATAGTGGTTGAGACCGATGAAATGAAATTGGTTTCTAGTGTTTAAGTCTCTCCTGGAACTGTTGATTACGTTAGTGGACCTAAGCTTTCTTTGAGAGATGAATCACTTCCTGGAGGGTCAGCTTCATTACTTTGGTTCTTCTAGGAGAAGAACGAGTCTCGATAGGTCTCGCAGCTATAGTGGCTGAGATGCATGAAATGAAATTGATTTCTAATGCCAAGGTCTCTGCTGCAACTGTTGATTACATCGATGGAACTAAGCTTGTTGTTCCAGATAGGGATTCTAACTCCAATTCTTCGAGAGATCATCGTTTTGGGAACAGAGAACGCAAAGGGTTGTCTAAGAAGTCATGGAGATGGAGTAAAGCTTGGAACATTTTCTGGTTTATTAAGAAGAGTGTTAAGAAAGATGAAGATGGAGATAGGTATAGCAGAACTAAGGACGTGTCGAGAGGGTCTTATTTGGAATCTTGGCCAAAGTTGAGAGGGGAACGGAACGGAGATGTGAGAGGAGGTTTTGATCCGAAGATTTGAGAAGCAGTTGGAGGAGTTCGAGCAGTTTTGGCGGACCATTTGTCGGTGCAAGGAAGAGCTGCGTTGAGTCAAATGGGCACTgtaagaagaagaaagatgagttTGTGTTGGAGTGCAAGGTATTCGCCAAATAACATCGATAACTGACTGTTAAGGTTCTACTTGAACCTATGGAACTGCTATGGAAGAGCTGCAATGAAGGCATATTGGATTGAAATATAATtcacaaatttcaaaaaaaaaaaaaaattaaaaccataatatACTGATATCACCAAAAGCAAGTCTACAAATTTCAACAAGTCATGTGGGAGTCCTAGGCTTAAATTATTCAGGGTGTCCAGCTACCTTTTTGTATGTATACCACTTCGCAATCCAGAGATAGACTATGAAGTTAAGCAGACTTAGAATAGCCAGGAGCCAAAAGAAATAGTCAAGATGACCCCTATTCAAGTTATCCGGAATCCATCCAAGCTTCCCGTTTTGTGTGGTTATCTTCGTCACGGCAGTAACGAGCAGAGTGCTCAAATAGTTGCCTAATGCAACAGTTGTTAGTGAAAGAGCTGAGGACAGGCTTCTCATTGCATCAGGTGCTTGGTCGTAGAAAAACTCTATCTGTCCGACAAATGTGAAAACTTCAGCGCATCCGACTAGAAAATATTCAGGGACTTGCCAGAAGATTGACATTGGAATAGACTTAAGATCATAGTAGTTATTCTTCCGGACAATTTGAAGCCGGACCACTTCTAAGATACCTGCAGTGATCATTGCAAAGATAGAAATGACAAGGCCAATGCCCATCCTTTGGAGTGTGGTGAAGCCTCGTTCCTTGCCTGTGAACTTCCTTGCGCATGGGACAATGATTTTGTCATAAACAGGAGCCCAAAAGATAACGCTGAGAGTGTCGAAGAGGGAGAGAGATGCCGAAGGAATCTTGAAATTCGGGCCCATGTGTTGGTCCATTGTGTTGCCTTGCAAAACAAACATAGTGTTCATTTGGCTGTAGACAGTAGCGAAGATGATTCCAGATGCCCATACTGGAAGCAATCTGATAACTGATTTAAGCTCCTCGACTTGGGTAACAGTGCACAGTCTCCATGGGTTTAATGATTCCTTATCATGGTCATTTTCAGTCTCTACAGCAGCCTTGTCAAAGAACCTACAAGTTTAAAAGATCAATAACTAGATCAACATTCAAATAAACAAAAAAGTTGCCCATGTGAACAAAGTCTAAGCAAATCATATAAAGAGCAAGGTTGCCGATGTAAACAAAGTATAAGCAGATTGTTAAGCTTTAACAACATACTTTAACTTATCTGTGTGCTCTAGCTTTCGGCTCCCTTGAATATTAGATTCATTGTCAGCAACCTCGTAAAGAAGAGACTTATCTGCAGGAACTTTCACGTTGAGTTTTTTGAAGGATGCAACTATAACCTGAGCTATCCTTGTAAGCGGACTTCCCCCAGGTTTTTGAAGGCGATATGTTCGACTACCAGCAAAGAAGAATACAACTGCAATAGCCATTGCAACAGCTGGGATTCCAAAACCCCAGTCCCACCCCACATTCATTTGTATCCATACTAGAACAGAAGAAGCAACAAGTGCTCCAATATTGATTGAGAAGTAAAACCAATTGAAAAAAGAGCTTTTCCTTTTTCGCTCAACTTCATCAGTTTCATCAAACTGATCAGCACCAAAAGATGAGACACATGGCTTAATCCCACCAGTACCAAGAGCAATCATGTATAAAGCTACAAAGAACACTGCGATTTGTTCTTGTGTCGGGTGGCAGACATCTCCAGTGCATGATGGCTTTAGTCCAGGGATAGAAGAAGACAATGTTAAGAGTGTCATACCCTTCAAGAAAACAAATAATCATCAATCAAGGCATCGTGTATAGTTGTTTTTATTTGAAAGAACTAGATGTCTCTATAAAAATACTATCGGGATATGCATTCCAAGAACCTAATTGCTTAAAAAAGAGAAAATTGTGTGTTGAAGCCAAACTTACAAAGAAGTAGATGATTGAGAAAATAGCAATTGTCCAGTATCTACCCAAATATGCATCAGCTACAAAGGCTCCGATCAATGG from Gossypium arboreum isolate Shixiya-1 chromosome 9, ASM2569848v2, whole genome shotgun sequence includes the following:
- the LOC108455104 gene encoding protein MAIN-LIKE 2-like: MTSLIKKDLPHICDIVNNMDTYRVLRGQVNGLGYSSDERLMPYLELAGFESAALTRTFDLRCDLISILVERRRSENHTFHLSCEECTVTLEDVALHFGLPIDGNAVTGVSAIAESTALCYSLLEASPEDDKSNFSKLKFTWLKANFEHLSINATEEELMCSARAYIMHIIGGVLMPNSNNNKGGHAIAIGGTTLTIPFS
- the LOC108465840 gene encoding protein NRT1/ PTR FAMILY 8.1-like, whose translation is MLVTDDIYTKDGTVDINKKPANKKKTGNWKACSFILGNECCERLAYYGMGTNLVNYLQEQLNQGNVAASNNVTNWSGTCYITPLIGAFVADAYLGRYWTIAIFSIIYFFGMTLLTLSSSIPGLKPSCTGDVCHPTQEQIAVFFVALYMIALGTGGIKPCVSSFGADQFDETDEVERKRKSSFFNWFYFSINIGALVASSVLVWIQMNVGWDWGFGIPAVAMAIAVVFFFAGSRTYRLQKPGGSPLTRIAQVIVASFKKLNVKVPADKSLLYEVADNESNIQGSRKLEHTDKLKFFDKAAVETENDHDKESLNPWRLCTVTQVEELKSVIRLLPVWASGIIFATVYSQMNTMFVLQGNTMDQHMGPNFKIPSASLSLFDTLSVIFWAPVYDKIIVPCARKFTGKERGFTTLQRMGIGLVISIFAMITAGILEVVRLQIVRKNNYYDLKSIPMSIFWQVPEYFLVGCAEVFTFVGQIEFFYDQAPDAMRSLSSALSLTTVALGNYLSTLLVTAVTKITTQNGKLGWIPDNLNRGHLDYFFWLLAILSLLNFIVYLWIAKWYTYKKVAGHPE